From Vitis vinifera cultivar Pinot Noir 40024 chromosome 3, ASM3070453v1, the proteins below share one genomic window:
- the LOC100267604 gene encoding ubiquitin domain-containing protein DSK2b isoform X1, which yields MGDEGDSRDSSVGGEGVIVNIRCSNGSKFSVRTCLESTVGAFKALLAQNCDVPSDQQRLIYKGRILKDDQTLESYGLQADHTVHMVRGFAPAASTPATGGTASATTAATAGSPLPPGSGVRQGASSDESGGIGAAGMRSPLFPGLGLGSLGGTGASGLFGAGFPEFEQVQQQLTQNPNMMREIMNMPAIQNLMNNPDLMRSLIMNNPQMREIIDRNPELAHILNDTGILRQTLEAARNPELMREMMRNTDRAMSNIESSPEGFNMLRRMYENVQEPFLNATTMSGDSGNTLGSNPFAALLGNQGGAQARDGSNNPSTTGAEATAGLTAPNTNPLPNPWSAGGAQTNNTARSIPAGDARAPSVAGLGGLGLPEMERMLNGMPDATLFNQLLQNPAVSQMMQSLLSNPQYMNQILNFNPQLRGMLDMNPQLREIMQNPELLRQLTSPETMQQMMSLQQSLLSQLNRQQSTQEPGQTGGGTTAGTPNNIGLDLLMNMFGGLGAGSLNVPNTPDVPPEQLYATQLSQLQEMGFFDTQENIRALRATSGNVHAAVERLLGNPGQ from the exons ATGGGTGACGAGGGCGATTCGAGGGACTCAAGCGTGGGTGGTGAAGGAGTCATTGTCAACATTCGATGCTCCAACGGCTCCAAATTCTCAGTCCGGACCTGCCTTGAATCGACGGTTGGGGCTTTCAAGGCTCTTCTGGCGCAGAACTGCGATGTTCCATCTGATCAGCAGCGGTTGATTTATAAGGGTCGGATCTTGAAAGACGACCAAACCCTAGAGAGCTATG GTTTGCAGGCAGATCACACTGTTCACATGGTTCGGGGTTTTGCCCCAGCTGCATCAACACCTGCGACTGGTGGTACTGCTTCTGCTACTACTGCTGCTACTGCTGGAAGTCCTCTTCCTCCAGGTTCAGGTGTCAGACAGGGTGCTAGTTCCGATGAAAGTGGGGGCATTGGAGCTGCTGGCATGAGGTCACCTTTATTTCCTGGACTTGGTTTGGGTAGTTTGGGCGGTACTGGAGCATCTGGGTTGTTTGGAGCTGGATTTCCTGAATTTGAGCAAGTGCAGCAGCAATTGACTCAGAACCCCAATATGATGAGGGAAATAATGAATATGCCTGCCATTCAGAACTTAATGAATAATCCTGACCTAATGCGCAGCTTGATTATGAATAACCCTCAAATGCGCGAGATCATTGACCGAAATCCTGAGCTTGCACATATACTTAATGATACTGGCATCCTCCGGCAGACCTTGGAGGCTGCAAGGAACCCTGAGCTGATGCGTGAGATGATGCGAAACACAGATAGGGCAATGAGTAACATTGAATCTTCTCCTGAGGGATTCAACATGCTCAGGCGTATGTATGAAAATGTTCAGGAACCATTTCTTAATGCTACGACAATGTCTGGTGACAGTGGAAACACTTTGGGTTCAAACCCATTTGCGGCTCTTTTAGGGAATCAAGGTGGGGCCCAAGCCAGAGATGGGTCTAACAACCCTTCTACCACTGGTGCTGAAGCAACGGCAGGGCTTACTGCTCCAAATACTAACCCACTTCCTAATCCTTGGAGTGCTG GTGGTGCCCAGACAAACAATACTGCGAGGTCAATTCCTGCTGGGGATGCAAGGGCTCCAAGTGTTGCTGGTTTGGGAGGGCTTGGTCTCCCGGAGATGGAACGCATGCTTAATGGCATGCCAGATGCTACCTTATTTAATCAGTTGTTGCAAAACCCAGCTGTGTCCCAGATGATGCAAAGCCTACTTTCCAACCCCCAGTATATGAATCAG ATTCTCAACTTCAACCCACAACTGCGTGGTATGCTTGATATGAATCCTCAATTAAGAGAAATAATGCAAAACCCAGAACTTCTTCGTCAGTTAACTTCCCCTGAGACAATGCAG CAAATGATGTCTTTGCAGCAGTCACTTCTCTCTCAGCTTAATCGGCAGCAATCAACCCA GGAACCAGGTCAGACTGGTGGTGGGACTACAG CAGGAACACCCAATAATATTGGGTTGGACTTGTTGATGAACATGTTTGGTGGGCTTGGAGCTGGGAGCTTGAATGTTCCAAATACGCCTGATG TACCACCTGAACAACTCTATGCGACTCAACTGTCACAACTTCAAGAAATGGGTTTTTTTGACACTCAAGAGAACATCAGGGCACTGCGTGCTACTTCTGGGAATGTTCATGCTGCGGTGGAACGTCTCCTGGGTAATCCTGGCCAATAA
- the LOC100267604 gene encoding ubiquitin domain-containing protein DSK2b isoform X2, translating to MGDEGDSRDSSVGGEGVIVNIRCSNGSKFSVRTCLESTVGAFKALLAQNCDVPSDQQRLIYKGRILKDDQTLESYGLQADHTVHMVRGFAPAASTPATGGTASATTAATAGSPLPPGSGVRQGASSDESGGIGAAGMRSPLFPGLGLGSLGGTGASGLFGAGFPEFEQVQQQLTQNPNMMREIMNMPAIQNLMNNPDLMRSLIMNNPQMREIIDRNPELAHILNDTGILRQTLEAARNPELMREMMRNTDRAMSNIESSPEGFNMLRRMYENVQEPFLNATTMSGDSGNTLGSNPFAALLGNQGGAQARDGSNNPSTTGAEATAGLTAPNTNPLPNPWSAGGAQTNNTARSIPAGDARAPSVAGLGGLGLPEMERMLNGMPDATLFNQLLQNPAVSQMMQSLLSNPQYMNQILNFNPQLRGMLDMNPQLREIMQNPELLRQLTSPETMQQMMSLQQSLLSQLNRQQSTQEPGQTGGGTTGTPNNIGLDLLMNMFGGLGAGSLNVPNTPDVPPEQLYATQLSQLQEMGFFDTQENIRALRATSGNVHAAVERLLGNPGQ from the exons ATGGGTGACGAGGGCGATTCGAGGGACTCAAGCGTGGGTGGTGAAGGAGTCATTGTCAACATTCGATGCTCCAACGGCTCCAAATTCTCAGTCCGGACCTGCCTTGAATCGACGGTTGGGGCTTTCAAGGCTCTTCTGGCGCAGAACTGCGATGTTCCATCTGATCAGCAGCGGTTGATTTATAAGGGTCGGATCTTGAAAGACGACCAAACCCTAGAGAGCTATG GTTTGCAGGCAGATCACACTGTTCACATGGTTCGGGGTTTTGCCCCAGCTGCATCAACACCTGCGACTGGTGGTACTGCTTCTGCTACTACTGCTGCTACTGCTGGAAGTCCTCTTCCTCCAGGTTCAGGTGTCAGACAGGGTGCTAGTTCCGATGAAAGTGGGGGCATTGGAGCTGCTGGCATGAGGTCACCTTTATTTCCTGGACTTGGTTTGGGTAGTTTGGGCGGTACTGGAGCATCTGGGTTGTTTGGAGCTGGATTTCCTGAATTTGAGCAAGTGCAGCAGCAATTGACTCAGAACCCCAATATGATGAGGGAAATAATGAATATGCCTGCCATTCAGAACTTAATGAATAATCCTGACCTAATGCGCAGCTTGATTATGAATAACCCTCAAATGCGCGAGATCATTGACCGAAATCCTGAGCTTGCACATATACTTAATGATACTGGCATCCTCCGGCAGACCTTGGAGGCTGCAAGGAACCCTGAGCTGATGCGTGAGATGATGCGAAACACAGATAGGGCAATGAGTAACATTGAATCTTCTCCTGAGGGATTCAACATGCTCAGGCGTATGTATGAAAATGTTCAGGAACCATTTCTTAATGCTACGACAATGTCTGGTGACAGTGGAAACACTTTGGGTTCAAACCCATTTGCGGCTCTTTTAGGGAATCAAGGTGGGGCCCAAGCCAGAGATGGGTCTAACAACCCTTCTACCACTGGTGCTGAAGCAACGGCAGGGCTTACTGCTCCAAATACTAACCCACTTCCTAATCCTTGGAGTGCTG GTGGTGCCCAGACAAACAATACTGCGAGGTCAATTCCTGCTGGGGATGCAAGGGCTCCAAGTGTTGCTGGTTTGGGAGGGCTTGGTCTCCCGGAGATGGAACGCATGCTTAATGGCATGCCAGATGCTACCTTATTTAATCAGTTGTTGCAAAACCCAGCTGTGTCCCAGATGATGCAAAGCCTACTTTCCAACCCCCAGTATATGAATCAG ATTCTCAACTTCAACCCACAACTGCGTGGTATGCTTGATATGAATCCTCAATTAAGAGAAATAATGCAAAACCCAGAACTTCTTCGTCAGTTAACTTCCCCTGAGACAATGCAG CAAATGATGTCTTTGCAGCAGTCACTTCTCTCTCAGCTTAATCGGCAGCAATCAACCCA GGAACCAGGTCAGACTGGTGGTGGGACTACAG GAACACCCAATAATATTGGGTTGGACTTGTTGATGAACATGTTTGGTGGGCTTGGAGCTGGGAGCTTGAATGTTCCAAATACGCCTGATG TACCACCTGAACAACTCTATGCGACTCAACTGTCACAACTTCAAGAAATGGGTTTTTTTGACACTCAAGAGAACATCAGGGCACTGCGTGCTACTTCTGGGAATGTTCATGCTGCGGTGGAACGTCTCCTGGGTAATCCTGGCCAATAA
- the LOC100262451 gene encoding uncharacterized protein LOC100262451, producing MQNENRSRVPTSLGNSSLPKERESVINAIEVSGIKRPPSECLASLPEDHSRRIDATTGHFVYVRRKSEAVLRKSNTCDNRSNNAHCPHMGQLGHNEETTQLMHTLSRKPTDPPLGKTGNRLPPAEANYPPITSAIPFLDNPRGMKSQHWEERNLQLQRLLRKLDQSNQEDYLQMLRSLSSIELSRHAVKLERRSIQLSLEEGKELQRVGALNILEKL from the exons ATGCAGAATGAAAATCGAAGCAGGGTGCCCACATCTTTGGGAAATTCTTCATTACCAAAAGAGAGAGAATCTGTTATTAATGCCATTGAGGTTTCTGGCATCAAGAGACCACCATCTGAGTGCTTGGCGAGTCTCCCTGAAGACCACTCTCGCAGAATTGATGCAACAACTGGCCATTTCGTGTATGTTCGTAGAAAATCTGAAGCAGTACTAAGAAAGAGCAACACTTGCGACAACCGAAGCAACAATGCTCATTGTCCACATATGGGGCAACTTGGCCACAATGAGGAGACGACCCAGTTGATGCACACGCTATCTAGAAAACCTACTGATCCTCCTCTTGGAAAGACTGGCAACAGGCTACCCCCAGCAGAAGCCAATTATCCTCCCATTACTTCTGCTATCCCTTTTTTGGATAATCCAAGGGGAATGAAAAGTCAGCATTGGGAAGAACGTAATCTTCAATTGCAGAGATTGTTGAGGAAATTAGACCAATCAAATCAAGAGGATTATCTCCAGA TGCTTCGCTCCTTATCCTCCATTGAACTTAGCAGACATGCTGTAAAGTTGGAAAGGAGATCAATTCAGCTTTCACTGGAGGAAG GTAAAGAGTTGCAGCGAGTTGGAGCTTTGAACATACTGGAAAAACTATGA
- the LOC100245119 gene encoding zinc finger protein ZAT3 has protein sequence MNINTDLIVHTSKNPVETFGNLDSSQQSGSNYQIQNQNPRKKRSKLIRIDPSVVASSSGIVKAKSGKKADPSAPKITRPCSECGKKFWSWKALFGHMRCHPERQWRGINPPPNYRRSEKGVEDADLGMSEDDHEVAACLLMLANGAGPIERISHCMLAYQADGADGLDALGGGCRFECSSCKKVFGSHQALGGHRASHKNVKGCFAITRNEGEDEDRSGGHERDGDGEVKENLEEKMMMVLGHKCSICLRVFSSGQALGGHKRCHWERGDEPPSSLSSLPQGLNPFAPKAGFGLDLNLPAPLEDDSYCSHSSNLALDLRLGL, from the coding sequence ATGAACATTAATACAGATTTAATTGTTCATACTTCCAAAAACCCAGTAGAGACATTTggaaacttggattcatctcaGCAGAGTGGCAGTAATTACCAAATTCAGAATCAAAACCCCAGAAAGAAGCGTTCGAAGTTGATCCGAATCGATCCTTCTGTGGTGGCGAGCTCTAGTGGCATTGTGAAGGCGAAATCTGGAAAGAAGGCTGACCCGAGTGCTCCAAAGATCACTCGGCCGTGCAGTGAGTGTGGCAAGAAGTTTTGGTCATGGAAGGCCTTGTTTGGGCACATGAGGTGCCACCCTGAGAGGCAGTGGAGGGGGATAAACCCACCTCCCAATTATAGACGCTCCGAAAAGGGTGTGGAGGATGCGGATTTGGGGATGAGCGAGGATGATCATGAGGTTGCTGCCTGTTTGCTTATGCTGGCTAATGGGGCTGGTCCAATTGAGAGGATTAGTCACTGTATGCTGGCGTATCAGGCTGATGGGGCTGATGGGCTTGACGCATTGGGTGGGGGTTGTAGGTTTGAATGTTCAAGTTGTAAGAAGGTTTTCGGGTCGCACCAGGCTCTAGGGGGCCACAGGGCTAGTCATAAGAATGTGAAGGGGTGTTTTGCTATAACAAGAAATGAGGGGGAGGATGAGGATAGGAGTGGTGGGCATGAGAGGGATGGAGATGGGGAAGTGAAGGAGAATTTGGAGGAGAAGATGATGATGGTGTTGGGGCACAAGTGCAGTATCTGTTTGAGGGTGTTCTCTAGTGGTCAAGCCCTGGGTGGACACAAGAGGTGCCATTGGGAGAGAGGGGATGAGCCACCATCATCATTATCGTCACTCCCTCAAGGGCTCAACCCCTTTGCACCCAAGGCAGGTTTCGGTCTCGACTTGAACTTGCCTGCCCCATTGGAAGATGATTCCTATTGCTCTCATTCTTCAAATCTGGCTTTGGATTTAAGGCTGGGACTATGA